One genomic window of Punica granatum isolate Tunisia-2019 chromosome 1, ASM765513v2, whole genome shotgun sequence includes the following:
- the LOC116187454 gene encoding pentatricopeptide repeat-containing protein At1g19720: MENLIIPSKSKPPAVSLQHRQDRPPEFTSRTAVSLPRKANPLRTRLASLSHKGRLVEAVEALDFLARTGLKINPDTYTDLLDRCIDENSLHLGRRLHSLIHLVEVPAPFVETKLVSMYAKCGSLEEARKVFNGMRERNLFTWSAMIGAFSRDGRWREVVGMFYSMMVEDGVLPDDFLFPKILQACGNCEDFETGKLIHSLVIRGGNCRSARVINSVLAVYAKCGKLSLARRVFENMEERDVVSWNSLISGYSQNGQNSEAHRLFKAMVAEGTEPSLVTWNALIAGHCQSGNCDVAMELMKEMDSAKVFPDVFTWTSVISGFAQNGRQIQALDLFGEMVLVGVEPNGITLASAISACASLQALDKGKEIHSVALKLGLGDNVLVGNSLIDMYSKCGEPESAQRVFDSVHEKDIYTWNSMIGGYFQAGYCGKAHEIFLKMQESDVLPNIITWNVMISGYMQNGDEDQAINLFHKMEKEGKIRRNTASWNSIVAGYAQNGQKDRAFGVLRQMQSVGFFPNWVTILSILPSCANLISAKKVKEIHAFAVRHGLLSILPVANSLINTYAKSGDIEYSRRVFDGISRRDIISWNSLFSGYVLHGCSHLVIDLFNQMRALGFKPNRGTFVSLLNAYSRVGAAEEGIEVFSSITKEYLIVPALEHYSAVVDLYGRAGRLEEAVEFIEQMPVEPDSSAWLALFTACRIHGNADLALLAAERLLELEPGNDSFQPMILNAFALHGKPEHVLKLKKLEKDGISRHTVGQSWTEIRNTVHTFISTPTAESHSKQLLSWVRDVKQKAEALKSCDGGLCIEEEHKEEIGGIHSEKLAIGFSLLSSPHPPRRVRVMKNTRMCEDCHRNAKYVSSTFDCEIYLSDTQCLHHFKGGNCSCRDYW; encoded by the coding sequence ATGGAGAACCTCATCATCCCCAGCAAGTCGAAGCCCCCGGCCGTGTCCCTCCAGCACCGGCAAGACCGCCCCCCGGAATTCACGTCCAGGACCGCCGTCTCCCTCCCCAGAAAGGCCAACCCCCTCCGCACCCGCCTGGCTTCCCTCTCCCATAAGGGCCGCCTCGTGGAAGCCGTTGAAGCCCTCGACTTCCTAGCCAGGACCGGGCTCAAGATAAACCCCGACACGTACACGGACCTGCTCGACCGTTGTATCGACGAGAATTCTCTCCACCTTGGCCGGAGGCTGCATTCGTTGATCCACCTCGTGGAGGTCCCTGCCCCTTTCGTGGAGACCAAGCTCGTGAGCATGTACGCGAAATGCGGGTCCTTGGAGGAGGCCCGGAAGGTGTTCAATGGAATGCGCGAGAGGAACCTGTTCACTTGGTCCGCGATGATTGGTGCTTTCTCGAGGGATGGGCGGTGGAGGGAAGTTGTCGGGATGTTTTATTCGATGATGGTGGAGGATGGTGTCTTACCTGATGATTTCCTATTCCCGAAGATATTGCAGGCTTGCGGGAACTGTGAGGACTTTGAGACTGGGAAATTAATTCATTCGCTGGTGATTCGAGGCGGGAACTGTAGGTCGGCTCGGGTCATTAATTCGGTCTTGGCAGTCTATGCAAAGTGCGGGAAATTGAGCTTGGCGAGGAGAGTTTTCGAGAACATGGAAGAGAGGGATGTGGTGAGTTGGAACTCCTTGATTTCAGGGTATTCTCAGAATGGTCAGAACAGTGAAGCCCATAGGCTTTTCAAGGCCATGGTAGCAGAGGGAACCGAACCAAGTCTGGTCACTTGGAATGCTCTCATTGCGGGGCACTGCCAGTCAGGGAACTGCGATGTAGCCATGGAACTGATGAAGGAAATGGACAGTGCCAAAGTATTCCCCGACGTGTTCACTTGGACTTCAGTTATATCGGGATTTGCCCAGAACGGGAGGCAGATTCAGGCACTAGATCTATTTGGAGAGATGGTTCTGGTTGGAGTTGAACCAAATGGAATCACCTTAGCAAGTGCTATCTCGGCTTGTGCTTCCCTGCAAGCCCTGGACAAGGGCAAAGAAATCCACTCAGTGGCTCTTAAGTTAGGTCTCGGGGATAATGTACTTGTTGGGAATTCCCTCATCGACATGTACTCAAAGTGTGGGGAACCTGAATCTGCTCAGAGGGTCTTTGATTCCGTCCATGAGAAAGACATCTACACATGGAACTCTATGATTGGAGGCTACTTTCAAGCGGGTTATTGCGGGAAGGCCCATGAAATCTTCCTGAAAATGCAGGAGTCAGATGTGCTGCCGAACATAATTACTTGGAATGTAATGATTTCTGGATATATGCAAAATGGGGATGAGGACCAAGCAATCAATCTTTTCCATAAGATGGAAAAGGAAGGTAAAATTCGTAGGAACACTGCCTCATGGAACTCTATTGTAGCAGGTTACGCCCAAAATGGGCAGAAGGACAGGGCATTTGGTGTTCTCCGCCAGATGCAATCCGTTGGTTTTTTCCCTAACTGGGTCACAATCTTGAGCATCTTACCTTCTTGTGCAAATTTAATATCCGCCAAGAAGGTGAAGGAAATTCATGCTTTTGCCGTCCGCCATGGTTTATTATCTATCCTCCCCGTTGCAAATTCACTTATCAATACTTATGCAAAGTCTGGTGATATAGAATATTCAAGAAGAGTATTTGATGGGATTTCTCGTAGAGATATTATCTCTTGGAACTCATTGTTCAGTGGATATGTCTTACATGGTTGCTCCCACCTTGTGATCGATCTATTCAACCAGATGAGAGCTTTGGGATTTAAGCCGAACAGAGGCACATTTGTTAGTCTCCTCAATGCTTATAGCCGAGTGGGTGCAGCAGAGGAAGGGATAGAAGTTTTCTCTAGTATCACCAAAGAGTATCTCATAGTACCAGCTTTGGAACATTACTCAGCTGTGGTGGATTTGTATGGCCGTGCGGGAAGGCTCGAAGAAGCCGTGGAGTTTATTGAGCAAATGCCAGTAGAACCCGACTCTTCTGCCTGGCTTGCTCTTTTCACTGCTTGCAGAATTCATGGAAATGCTGATTTGGCCCTACTTGCCGCGGAGCGCTTGCTTGAACTTGAACCTGGAAACGATTCTTTTCAGCCAATGATATTGAACGCCTTTGCCCTGCATGGAAAACCAGAGCATGTGCTGAAGCTAAAGAAGCTTGAAAAGGATGGCATATCAAGACATACAGTTGGACAGAGTTGGACCGAAATAAGGAACACTGTCCATACATTTATTTCAACTCCAACAGCGGAGTCGCACTCCAAGCAGCTACTTTCGTGGGTGAGAGATGTAAAGCAAAAGGCTGAGGCTCTCAAGTCTTGTGATGGAGGGCTCTGCATCGAGGAAGAACACAAGGAAGAGATTGGCGGGATCCACAGCGAGAAACTAGCGATTGGTTTTTCTCTACTAAGCAGTCCCCATCCACCTCGAAGGGTAAGGGTCATGAAGAACACAAGAATGTGCGAGGATTGCCATAGGAATGCAAAGTATGTATCGAGTACATTCGACTGCGAGATATACTTGAGCGACACCCAGTGCTTGCACCATTTCAAAGGTGGGAATTGCTCCTGTAGGGACTACTGGTGA